The DNA window GAAAGAGACAGAGATTCTCACGGCAGCAGCTAAGAACGAGAAACCGGACGCCAATGACAAAATCATTGAGGGAATGGTAAGAGGACGTATCAACAAAGAATTAAAAGAGATCTGCTTACTTGATCAGGTTTATGTAAAAGCTGAAGACGGCAAACAGACCGTATCCCAGTACGTGGCAGAAGTTGCCAAGGCTAATGGCGCGAAAGTGGCAGTTAAGAAGTTTGTACGCTTTGAGACAGGTGAAGGCCTTGAAAAGAAAGAAGAGAACTTCGCAGAAGAAGTAGCTAAACAGATGGGAATGTAATGCTAGATAACAACGAAAAGTAGGAACGACGAACTTTTCATTGCAATAAAATCCCATGGCGGATAACCATGGGATTTTATTTTTTAGCAGACAATGTCCGCACACGGGTGACAAATGTATTTCAAATGTCCATTTTTTGCCACCCCGACTCACAGGAAAGGAGAGATATCATGGCAAAATATATTGCAAAGCGTATTGGCCTGGCCGTTGTAACATGCTGGCTGGTAGCCACTCTTACATTTTTCCTGATGAACCTGGTACCAGGCGGCCCATTTATGGCTGAGAAAGCCCTTACACCCCAGGCCCAGCAGGCGATGATGGAAAAATACGGATTGGATAAACCACTTCCGGAGCAATACACAATTTATATGGGAAAAGTACTTCACGGAGATTTAGGTCCCAGCGTAAAGCAGAGAGGCCGTACCGTGAATTCGATTATTGAAACAAAATTTCCGGTTTCGGCAAAACTGGGAGGAATTTCCATTTTGATTGCCGTACTGGTCGGTATTCCGCTCGGGAGTATCGCAGCATTTAAGAGAGGTAAAATGACGGATAACATTATCATCGTTTTCAGTACCTGCGGAATCGCAGTGCCGAGTTTTGTTATCTCCACCCTGCTCATGTACGTACTGTCATTTCAATTGGAATGGCTGCCTACATATGGACTGACATCGTGGAAACACTATATTATGCCCGTAACGGCGCTGGCCTTATACCCGGCTTCCTATATCTCACGTCTGATGCGTTCTTCCATGCTGGATGTCCTGGGACAGGACTACATGAGAACCGCCAGGGCGAAGGGAGTTACCTGGTTTTTCAGCGTATTTAAGCATGCGCTCAGAAATGCCGTACTGCCGGTTGTTACATATCTGGGTCCCCTGCTTGCCTATACGGTTACAGGAAGCTTTATTGTAGAGAAGATCTTTACGATCCCGGGTCTTGGTTCCGAGTTTATCGGCGCCATCACAGGCCGTGACTACCCTCTGATTATGGGTACTACAATTTTCCTTGCTACATTGATTATTACAATGAACGTGGTCGTTGATATCTTGTACACTGTTATCGATCCGCGTATAAAACTAAAATAGGGAGGCACATGTGATGGACAATAATAAATTATCATTTCAGATGGATGTAAGCGACTTCCTCCCGGCAGATGAAAGTGAAAAACAAAGCCTTGTCGTGATGAGAGAGAGCGTCGGCTTCTGGCAGGACGGAATGCGCCGTTTAAAGAAGAATAAGATCGCCATGGTCAGCCTGTTTGTTGTACTGGTTATCTTTGTGCTTTCATTCATTGTACCAACGGTTTATCCTTATAAATATGAGCAGCAGATTAAGACAAGCGTCAACCTGGCTCCAATGCAGTATTCTGAAGCGGAGCAGGCGCAGATCGACGCAGGTGAGAAAGTATTCCCGCACATTCTCGGCACCGATAACCTGGGACGTGACTATGCGGTCCGCGTTATGATGGGAAGCCGTGTTTCCCTGCTGGTAGGACTTGTCGCATCGGCAATCATTCTTCTGATTGGCTCCCTGTACGGCTCCATTTCCGGATTCTTCGGAGGATGGGTCGATATGGTGATGATGCGTATTGTAGATATTATTTATACGGTCCCCGATGTGCTGATTATCATTCTTCTTGCGGCCGTGCTCAATTATCCCTTAAAGGATTTGGCACAGAAGCCGGGATTTGAATGGATCGGCATCATTGGTGTAAACCTGATTAGTATTTTTATCGTGTTTGCCCTCCTTTACTGGGTCGGTATGGCGCGTATCGTGCGAAGCCAGATCATGATTCTGAAAGAGCAGGAATATGTGACGGCAGCCAGGGCGCTGGGCGCTTCCAGCGGCCGTATTATCAGAAAGCATTTGTTAACCAACTGTATCGGTACTCTGATTGTTACGACAACGCTTCAGATTCCGTCCTCCATCTTTACGGAGAGCTTCTTAAGCTTCCTGGGACTTGGTGTAAATGCGCCGATGCCGTCCCTGGGCAGCCTTGCAAGTGCCGCTATTAACGGTCTCCAGAGCTATCCGCACCGCCTGTTTGCTCCGGCTTTTATGATTTCCGTCATTATCCTGAGCTTTAACCTGTTGGGTGACGGCCTGCGCGATGCATTTGACCCGAAGATGAAGAACTAGGGAGGAACGAAGAATGAGCGAGTATTTAGTAGATATAAAGAACGAACGCCTTTCTTTCTTCACCCCGGCCGGTGAGGTAAAGGCATTAAACGACGTCTCCATCCATCTGAAGGAGGGCGAAGTCCTGGGAATCGTAGGCGAGTCCGGTTCCGGTAAATCCGTTACCGCGTACAGTCTGATGGGACTGACCGCATATCCGGGAAAATTGATCGGCGGAACCCTGGAATTCAACGGACACCGGATCGATGAGATGAACGAGAAACAGATGAGAAAAATCCGCGGGGAAGAGATTTCTATTATCTTCCAGGATCCGATGACCAGCTTAAACCCCGTATATACGATAGGAAACCAGATCTGTGAGATGGTTCTTCTACATACAAAGAAGTCGAAACAGGAGGCGAGGGAGAGGGCAAAAGAGCTTCTGACACTGGTTGGAATCAACGAACCGGAGAAGAGGCTGAAACAGTATCCCCACGAACTCTCGGGCGGTATGCGCCAGCGTGTCATGATTGCCATCGCACTGGCCTGTGAGCCGAAGCTTCTGATTGCCGATGAGCCGACGACGGCTCTGGACGTTACCATCCAGGCCCAGATTCTGGAGCTGATGATGGAACTGAAGGAGAAGCTGGGTATGGCCATCATTATGATCACCCACGACCTCGGCGTTGTGGCCAGCATGTGTGATAAAATTGCTGTCATGTATGCCGGAAAAGTGGTAGAATATGGTACAACGGACGATATCTTTTACAATCCGTCCCACGAATACACAAAGGGACTGTTACGGAGCATTCCAAAGCTCAATGAAAAAGAGCACAGCCGGCTTGTCCCAATCGAGGGAAGCCCGGTCGATATGCTGAATCCTCCGGCAGGATGTCCTTTCGCACCAAGGTGTGATTCCTGTATGAAGATCTGCCTGCGCCAGATGCCGGAGTATACCGATCTTTCGGATGTTCATTACAGCGCCTGCTGGCTGCTTCAGAAGGCAGAATTTGAAAAAGCACAGGGAGGTAATAAGTGATGGAAGATAAGAGATTAGTTGAGGTCCAGAACCTGAAACAGTATTTCCCTGTTGCCAGCAGCAAGCTGTTTGAGAAAAAAGTGGTAAAGGCCGTGGATAATGTCTCTTTCTACCTTAATAAAGGAGAGACGCTGGGACTGGTTGGAGAGTCCGGCTGCGGTAAGACGACGACAGGACGTACGCTTCTGCGCCTTCATGAGCCGACCAGCGGCCGTATTCTCTATGATGGAGAGACGATTTTCGACAGCGGCGACGTGCCGGTGTACGGGGAAGACGGAAAGCCTCAGACGGCGGACGGAAAACCGGTATACGGCAAAAAGACGGCGGTCAACATGCTGCCTTACCGCCGGAAAATGCAGATTGTATTCCAGGACCCTTATGCAAGCCTGGATCCGCGTATGACCGTGGCCGATATTGTAGGAGAGGCCATTGACATTCATAAACTGGCATCCGGAAAGAAGGACAGACAGGAGCGCATTATCGAAATGCTGCGCCGCGTCGGCCTTAACTCCGAGCATGCGAACCGTTATCCTCATGAGTTCTCCGGCGGACAGAGACAGCGTGTCGGCATTGCCCGCGCACTGGCCGTGAACCCGGAATTCATCGTCTGCGATGAGCCTGTATCGGCCCTGGACGTATCCATCCAGGCCCAGGTTGTCAACATGTTTGAGGAACTCCAGGAAGAGATGGGCCTGACCTACCTGTTCATTGCCCATGATCTTTCAATTGTAAAGCACATTTCCAACCGAATCGGTGTTATGTATCTGGGGAACCTGGTGGAGCTGGCCGACAGCTATGAGCTGACGTTCCACAGCGTCCATCCATATACAAGGAGCCTGATCTCCGCAATTCCGATCGCGGATCCGAGAACCAGCAGGGAATCGAAACGTATCGTGCTGAGTGGCGACGTTCCAAGCCCGGTAAATCCGCCGTCCGGATGCCGGTTCAGAACGAGATGCCCGTATGCGGACGAGCAGTGCGCGGCTCAGGAACCCGTATGGCAGGAAGTGTCCAAAGGCCATTATGCAGCCTGCCACCACCTGGATCGGGTGAATTAGTAAGCGGCTGCCAAGAGGCAGCGGAGAGGAATTATGCCGCTAAAGTAACCTGCCGAAGGCGGGGAATCCCCTGAGCGGGATTCTATTTTATGCAATTAACCGACAGTCCGTCGTCTTTCGGCGGGCAGCCGGTTAAAATATAAATCCAAAGGAGGATATTATGAAGAAAAAAGTAGCATTACTGGTAGCAGCAGCTATGCTTTCCACCACAGTTCTTGCGGGCTGCGGCGGCGGTTCCAAGGGAACTGATGCGTCGAAGGGAAGCGAGCAGGGAAGCGAACAGGGGACAGCAGCAACAGGTGAATCAACAGGAGGGGTGGACATTGCAGTCCAGATCGGACCTGACCCGGAGACTCTTGATCCGGCGTTAAACTCCGCAATTGACGGAGCAAACATGATTATCCACGCATTTGAGACACTGCTCACATTTGACGAGGAGAACAACATCGTACCTGGACAGGCAGAATCGTTTGACGTATCGGATGACGGTTTAACCTATACGTTCCATCTGCGTGACGGATTAAAGTGGAGCGACGGTTCCGATTTGACGGCAGAGGACTTTGTATATTCCTACAAACGTCTTGCTAACCCGCTGACAGCAGCGCCATATGCTTACGACATGCTGAATGTGGTAAAAGGTTATGACGCAGTCATGGCTTTAGGCGAAGACGCAACAGAAGAAGAGACACTGGCTGCAGTAGACGGACTTGGTGTATCTGCACCTGATGCAAAGACATTTGTTGTTGAGCTTGCAAGCCCATGTGTATATTATGACAAGATTTCCGCTTTCGCAGTATTAAGCCCTGTAAAGAAAGACATCATTGAGGCAAATGGTGATCAGTGGGCAATTAATCCTGAGACATATGTTGGAAACGGCGCGCTCAGAATGAAAGAGTGGGTTCCGGGATCCTACATCCTTTATGAGAAAAACCCATACTACTGGGATGCAGACAGGGTTACCGTCAATACTGTAAAATTTGTATTAATGGAAGATGCCAACGCATCATACAGTGCATATAAGACAGGCGAGATTATTATGGCAAAAGATATTCCTTCCGAGGAAGTTCCAAGCCTGGCAGGAACAGAAGATTTCCATATTGCTCCAATCATGGGAACCTACTACATTTCCTTCAATATTCAGAAAGCGCCGTTCGACAATGCAAAAGTGCGTGAAGCATTAAGCCTTGCAATCGATCGTAAATACATTGCTGAGACAGTAACACAGGGAACTTATTCCCCGGCTACTAACTTCGTAGGCCCTGGTATCTCCGATGCCACACCAGGTTCCTCCTTCGAGGAAGTTACAAGAGCAAACAACGGAGGCGACTTCTTTAATGTAGACAACTACGAGGCCGACCTTGAAAAGGCAAAACAGCTTCTCGCAGAGGCCGGTTACCCGGATGGACAGGGATTCCCGACCATCGAGTACATGACAAACGACGCTAAATACCACAAACCAATCGCCGAGTATTTACAGAGCGCATGGAAAGAGCTTGGAGTCAACACGGATATCAAGATCGTTGAGTGGTCTACCTTCACACCAACCCGTCGTAACGGTGACTTCGAGATCGCACGTAACGGCTGGGTATATGACTATGACGATCCGTCCAACATGATCAACCTGTTAGAGACAGGAAACGGTAACAATGATGGTAAATACAGCAATCCTGAATTCGATGCCCTTGTTAAAAAAGCACGTGAAACGGCTGATAAGGAAGAGCATTACAAACTGCTTCACGAAGCAGAGAACCTGGCATTAAAAGACAGCGCTATGGCGCCTGTTGCATACGAGAATGACTTCTGGGTACAGAGCCCGAAATTAAAGGGTACATGGCATTCTCCTTACGGATACTGGTACTTTATGTACGCTACGGTTGAAGAATAAATGAATGAGACTCCCCCGGTCTGCATGATGTGCAGCCCCGGGGGAGTTTTTTTGCGCTTTAGCCGGTTGAGTCCATGGGGATTTAATTGAGGAATGAGAACGCCGCCGGGACGGTCGGGGGGCGGGATGGTGAGGGGAGGTTGTGAGTCTTCAGTCC is part of the [Clostridium] symbiosum genome and encodes:
- a CDS encoding peptide ABC transporter substrate-binding protein, which encodes MKKKVALLVAAAMLSTTVLAGCGGGSKGTDASKGSEQGSEQGTAATGESTGGVDIAVQIGPDPETLDPALNSAIDGANMIIHAFETLLTFDEENNIVPGQAESFDVSDDGLTYTFHLRDGLKWSDGSDLTAEDFVYSYKRLANPLTAAPYAYDMLNVVKGYDAVMALGEDATEEETLAAVDGLGVSAPDAKTFVVELASPCVYYDKISAFAVLSPVKKDIIEANGDQWAINPETYVGNGALRMKEWVPGSYILYEKNPYYWDADRVTVNTVKFVLMEDANASYSAYKTGEIIMAKDIPSEEVPSLAGTEDFHIAPIMGTYYISFNIQKAPFDNAKVREALSLAIDRKYIAETVTQGTYSPATNFVGPGISDATPGSSFEEVTRANNGGDFFNVDNYEADLEKAKQLLAEAGYPDGQGFPTIEYMTNDAKYHKPIAEYLQSAWKELGVNTDIKIVEWSTFTPTRRNGDFEIARNGWVYDYDDPSNMINLLETGNGNNDGKYSNPEFDALVKKARETADKEEHYKLLHEAENLALKDSAMAPVAYENDFWVQSPKLKGTWHSPYGYWYFMYATVEE
- a CDS encoding ABC transporter ATP-binding protein produces the protein MSEYLVDIKNERLSFFTPAGEVKALNDVSIHLKEGEVLGIVGESGSGKSVTAYSLMGLTAYPGKLIGGTLEFNGHRIDEMNEKQMRKIRGEEISIIFQDPMTSLNPVYTIGNQICEMVLLHTKKSKQEARERAKELLTLVGINEPEKRLKQYPHELSGGMRQRVMIAIALACEPKLLIADEPTTALDVTIQAQILELMMELKEKLGMAIIMITHDLGVVASMCDKIAVMYAGKVVEYGTTDDIFYNPSHEYTKGLLRSIPKLNEKEHSRLVPIEGSPVDMLNPPAGCPFAPRCDSCMKICLRQMPEYTDLSDVHYSACWLLQKAEFEKAQGGNK
- a CDS encoding ABC transporter permease, which produces MDNNKLSFQMDVSDFLPADESEKQSLVVMRESVGFWQDGMRRLKKNKIAMVSLFVVLVIFVLSFIVPTVYPYKYEQQIKTSVNLAPMQYSEAEQAQIDAGEKVFPHILGTDNLGRDYAVRVMMGSRVSLLVGLVASAIILLIGSLYGSISGFFGGWVDMVMMRIVDIIYTVPDVLIIILLAAVLNYPLKDLAQKPGFEWIGIIGVNLISIFIVFALLYWVGMARIVRSQIMILKEQEYVTAARALGASSGRIIRKHLLTNCIGTLIVTTTLQIPSSIFTESFLSFLGLGVNAPMPSLGSLASAAINGLQSYPHRLFAPAFMISVIILSFNLLGDGLRDAFDPKMKN
- a CDS encoding ABC transporter permease, whose amino-acid sequence is MAKYIAKRIGLAVVTCWLVATLTFFLMNLVPGGPFMAEKALTPQAQQAMMEKYGLDKPLPEQYTIYMGKVLHGDLGPSVKQRGRTVNSIIETKFPVSAKLGGISILIAVLVGIPLGSIAAFKRGKMTDNIIIVFSTCGIAVPSFVISTLLMYVLSFQLEWLPTYGLTSWKHYIMPVTALALYPASYISRLMRSSMLDVLGQDYMRTARAKGVTWFFSVFKHALRNAVLPVVTYLGPLLAYTVTGSFIVEKIFTIPGLGSEFIGAITGRDYPLIMGTTIFLATLIITMNVVVDILYTVIDPRIKLK
- a CDS encoding oligopeptide/dipeptide ABC transporter ATP-binding protein; translation: MEDKRLVEVQNLKQYFPVASSKLFEKKVVKAVDNVSFYLNKGETLGLVGESGCGKTTTGRTLLRLHEPTSGRILYDGETIFDSGDVPVYGEDGKPQTADGKPVYGKKTAVNMLPYRRKMQIVFQDPYASLDPRMTVADIVGEAIDIHKLASGKKDRQERIIEMLRRVGLNSEHANRYPHEFSGGQRQRVGIARALAVNPEFIVCDEPVSALDVSIQAQVVNMFEELQEEMGLTYLFIAHDLSIVKHISNRIGVMYLGNLVELADSYELTFHSVHPYTRSLISAIPIADPRTSRESKRIVLSGDVPSPVNPPSGCRFRTRCPYADEQCAAQEPVWQEVSKGHYAACHHLDRVN